Proteins encoded by one window of Streptomyces clavuligerus:
- the rho gene encoding transcription termination factor Rho, giving the protein MSDTTDLMGVSADSNVDTSAPAAGAASGTTSRRRRSGTGLEGMVLAELQQVASGLGIRGTARMRKSQLIEVIKEAQAGGSATGAKAADSAAKGAETETKPKRRATSKARTGESAAAKAATAAEKAAGQQQIEIPGQPSPKPAAAEQAAADEQPVAERRRRRATAPAGSPDAQTEAKAESAVEVKEKAEERPESRTDAAVAASAQGQDGEGRRERGRGDRRERQRDRRGSKGDDQQQGGQRQQQGGPSQRQSSVPQDDFDDEAGGRRGRRGRYRDRRGRRGRDEFTNEPQVSDDDVLIPVAGILDILDNYAFIRTSGYLPGPNDVYVSLAQVRKNGLRKGDHVTGAVRQPKEGERREKFNALVRLDSVNGMAPESGRGRPEFNKLTPLYPQDRLRLETDPGVLTTRIIDLVSPIGKGQRGLIVAPPKTGKTMILQAIANAITVNSPECHLMVVLVDERPEEVTDMQRSVKGEVISSTFDRPAEDHTTVAELAIERAKRLVELGHDVVVLLDSITRLGRAYNLAAPASGRILSGGVDSTALYPPKRFFGAARNIEDGGSLTILATALVDTGSRMDEVIFEEFKGTGNMELKLDRKLSDKRIFPAVDVDASSTRKEEILLGSEELAIVWKLRRVLHALDQQQAIELLLDKMKQTKSNAEFLLQIQKTTPSISNGD; this is encoded by the coding sequence GTGAGCGACACCACCGATCTGATGGGCGTGAGCGCCGACAGCAACGTCGACACCTCCGCGCCCGCCGCGGGTGCTGCCTCCGGCACCACCTCACGGCGCCGCCGTTCCGGCACCGGCCTGGAGGGCATGGTCCTGGCCGAGCTCCAGCAGGTCGCTTCCGGCCTCGGTATCAGGGGCACCGCGCGCATGCGCAAGAGCCAGCTGATCGAGGTCATCAAGGAGGCGCAGGCCGGCGGCTCAGCCACCGGCGCCAAGGCGGCGGACTCCGCCGCCAAGGGCGCGGAGACCGAGACGAAGCCGAAGCGCCGCGCAACCTCCAAGGCCCGTACGGGCGAGAGCGCCGCCGCCAAGGCCGCGACCGCCGCCGAGAAGGCCGCCGGCCAGCAGCAGATCGAGATCCCGGGCCAGCCGTCGCCGAAGCCCGCCGCTGCGGAGCAGGCCGCCGCCGACGAGCAGCCGGTCGCCGAGCGCCGCCGCCGCCGGGCCACCGCGCCCGCGGGCAGCCCCGACGCCCAGACCGAGGCGAAGGCCGAGTCGGCCGTCGAGGTCAAGGAGAAGGCCGAGGAGCGTCCCGAGTCCAGGACCGACGCCGCCGTCGCCGCCTCCGCACAGGGCCAGGACGGCGAGGGCCGCCGCGAGCGCGGCCGGGGCGACCGCCGGGAGCGCCAGCGCGACCGCCGCGGCAGCAAGGGCGACGACCAGCAGCAGGGCGGCCAGCGCCAGCAGCAGGGCGGCCCGTCGCAGCGTCAGAGCAGCGTCCCGCAGGACGACTTCGACGACGAGGCCGGTGGCCGCCGCGGTCGCCGCGGCCGTTACCGCGACCGTCGCGGCCGTCGCGGCCGTGACGAGTTCACGAACGAGCCGCAGGTCTCCGACGACGACGTCCTGATCCCCGTCGCGGGCATCCTCGACATCCTCGACAACTACGCGTTCATCCGGACCTCCGGCTACCTGCCGGGCCCCAACGACGTGTACGTCTCCCTCGCCCAGGTCCGCAAGAACGGGCTGCGCAAGGGTGACCACGTCACCGGCGCGGTCCGGCAGCCGAAGGAGGGCGAGCGCCGCGAGAAGTTCAACGCGCTGGTCCGGCTGGACTCGGTCAACGGCATGGCCCCGGAGTCGGGCCGCGGCCGCCCCGAGTTCAACAAGCTGACCCCGCTCTACCCGCAGGACCGGCTCCGGCTGGAGACCGACCCGGGCGTGCTGACCACGCGGATCATTGATCTGGTGTCGCCGATCGGCAAGGGCCAGCGCGGTCTGATCGTGGCCCCGCCGAAGACCGGCAAGACCATGATCCTCCAGGCCATCGCCAACGCGATCACGGTCAACAGCCCCGAGTGCCATCTGATGGTCGTCCTCGTCGACGAGCGGCCCGAAGAGGTCACCGACATGCAGCGGTCGGTCAAGGGAGAGGTCATCTCCTCGACCTTCGACCGCCCGGCAGAGGACCACACCACTGTCGCCGAGCTGGCCATCGAGCGCGCCAAGCGCCTGGTGGAGCTGGGCCACGACGTGGTCGTCCTGCTGGACTCCATCACCCGTCTGGGCCGTGCGTACAACCTCGCGGCCCCCGCCTCCGGACGCATCCTCTCCGGTGGTGTCGACTCGACCGCGCTCTACCCGCCGAAGCGCTTCTTCGGCGCCGCGCGCAACATCGAGGACGGCGGCTCGCTGACCATCCTGGCCACCGCGCTGGTCGACACCGGCTCGCGGATGGACGAGGTGATCTTCGAGGAGTTCAAGGGCACCGGCAACATGGAGCTCAAGCTCGACCGGAAGCTCTCGGACAAGCGCATCTTCCCGGCGGTGGACGTCGACGCGTCCAGCACCCGCAAGGAGGAGATCCTCCTCGGCAGCGAGGAGCTGGCCATCGTCTGGAAGCTGCGCCGGGTGCTGCACGCGCTCGACCAGCAGCAGGCGATCGAGCTGCTGCTCGACAAGATGAAGCAGACGAAGTCGAACGCCGAGTTCCTGCTCCAGATCCAGAAGACCACCCCGTCGATCTCCAACGGAGACTGA
- the thrB gene encoding homoserine kinase, producing the protein MAGPAFRAAAVRVRVPATSANLGPGFDALGLSLGLYDDVVVRVADSGLHIDIAGEGASTLPRDESHLLVRSLRTAFDLLGGQPRGLEVVCANRIPHGRGLGSSSAAICAGIVAARAVTIGGESRLDDTALLELATEIEGHPDNVAACLFGGFTLAWTDGGAARAIRMEPADSVVPVVFVPEKPVLTQTARGLLPPTVPHVDAAANAGRAALLVEALTRRPELLLPATEDRLHQEYRAPAMPQSADLVNRLRADGVPAVISGAGPTVLALAEDSAAEKVARLAGEGWAANRLAFDTAGASVLPLTPAGAASAGGEASAH; encoded by the coding sequence ATGGCCGGTCCAGCGTTCCGTGCCGCCGCCGTCCGGGTGCGCGTGCCTGCCACCAGCGCCAATCTCGGCCCGGGCTTCGACGCCCTCGGGCTGTCCCTCGGGCTCTACGACGATGTCGTCGTCCGGGTGGCGGACTCCGGTCTGCACATCGACATCGCGGGTGAGGGCGCGTCCACCCTGCCGCGTGACGAGAGTCACCTTCTCGTGCGCTCCCTGCGCACGGCGTTCGACCTGCTCGGGGGGCAGCCGCGCGGCCTGGAGGTGGTCTGCGCCAACCGCATCCCGCACGGCCGGGGCCTCGGCTCCTCCTCGGCGGCCATCTGCGCCGGGATCGTCGCCGCCCGCGCCGTGACCATAGGCGGGGAGTCCCGTCTCGACGACACCGCCCTGCTGGAGCTGGCCACCGAGATCGAGGGCCACCCCGACAATGTGGCGGCGTGCCTCTTCGGTGGTTTCACTCTCGCCTGGACCGACGGGGGAGCCGCCCGGGCCATCAGGATGGAGCCCGCCGATTCCGTCGTTCCGGTGGTTTTCGTCCCCGAGAAGCCGGTGCTCACCCAGACGGCGCGCGGACTGCTGCCGCCGACCGTCCCCCATGTGGACGCCGCCGCCAACGCGGGCCGTGCCGCACTGCTCGTCGAGGCCCTGACCAGGCGTCCCGAGCTGCTGCTGCCCGCCACCGAGGACCGGCTCCACCAGGAGTACCGGGCTCCGGCGATGCCGCAGAGCGCCGACCTGGTCAACCGACTGCGCGCGGACGGCGTCCCCGCGGTCATCTCCGGTGCGGGCCCGACGGTGCTCGCACTGGCCGAGGACAGCGCGGCCGAGAAGGTCGCGCGACTGGCGGGGGAGGGGTGGGCCGCCAACCGGCTCGCCTTCGACACCGCGGGCGCGAGCGTCCTGCCGCTCACTCCCGCGGGTGCCGCGTCCGCCGGTGGCGAGGCGTCCGCGCACTAG